The Rhodocytophaga rosea genome has a segment encoding these proteins:
- a CDS encoding ABC transporter ATP-binding protein, producing MIEIQHIYKSFGKLQVLKGVNVRMEPGKIYAFLGPNGSGKTTLIKSILGLVNLDAGEILINGQNIKHNWQYKNGIGYMPQIARFPENLNMMELIRMLKDIRKMPSCEEQYIRYFELENFQNKALKNLSGGTRQKVNAILTFMFNPDILIFDEPSAGLDPVSHIKLKDLILQEKEKGKTILLTTHMLSEVEELADEVIYLLDGKIYFQGTVSELLYSQDELRLERAIAKITQKKTAKERIKV from the coding sequence ATGATTGAGATTCAACACATATATAAATCGTTTGGAAAACTCCAGGTGCTGAAAGGCGTGAATGTACGCATGGAGCCTGGAAAAATTTATGCTTTTCTTGGGCCTAATGGTTCTGGAAAGACAACTTTGATTAAATCTATCCTGGGGCTGGTAAATCTGGATGCCGGAGAAATTCTGATAAACGGGCAAAATATCAAACACAACTGGCAATACAAAAATGGGATTGGCTATATGCCCCAGATCGCCCGTTTCCCTGAAAACCTCAATATGATGGAGTTAATCCGCATGCTTAAAGACATCCGTAAAATGCCTTCCTGTGAGGAGCAATACATCCGCTACTTTGAACTGGAGAATTTCCAAAACAAAGCATTAAAGAATTTATCAGGAGGTACGAGGCAGAAAGTGAATGCCATTTTAACGTTCATGTTCAATCCGGATATTCTCATTTTCGATGAACCTTCTGCCGGCCTGGATCCGGTTTCGCATATTAAGCTGAAAGACCTGATTCTGCAGGAGAAAGAAAAGGGAAAAACCATTTTGCTTACCACCCATATGTTAAGCGAAGTAGAAGAACTGGCTGATGAAGTGATATACCTGCTGGATGGCAAAATTTATTTCCAGGGCACTGTATCAGAATTGCTTTATTCCCAGGATGAACTCCGCCTGGAGCGGGCTATTGCAAAAATCACTCAAAAAAAAACGGCTAAAGAAAGGATAAAGGTATGA
- a CDS encoding ABC transporter permease has translation MNTLAKIIKYSFYDTLRSWWALLYGLFFLTLTSTLLYFSGDFTKALVSLLNVVLLLVPLISTVFGTMYFYNSREFSELLLAQPIKRSHLFLGQYLGLTISLLLSFCLGLGIAFVIYAGTLEESKHLFMLMLCGSLLTAIFTAVAFLVSVSFEDRIKGFGIAILLWLFTAVIYDGLLLAFLVIFDDYPLEKVSIGITLFNPIDLSRILILLRLETAALLGYTGAVFEKFFGTLQGTLISFCTLVLWIVLPLLLFVRKVSRKDF, from the coding sequence ATGAATACCTTAGCAAAAATAATCAAATACTCATTTTACGATACCTTACGTAGCTGGTGGGCTTTACTGTATGGCCTGTTTTTTCTGACCCTAACCTCTACTCTACTCTATTTTTCCGGCGATTTTACCAAAGCGCTGGTAAGCTTACTGAATGTAGTGTTGCTGCTGGTTCCCCTGATCAGCACGGTGTTTGGCACTATGTATTTTTACAATTCCAGGGAATTTTCTGAGCTATTGCTGGCACAACCTATCAAACGCAGCCACCTGTTTCTGGGTCAGTACCTGGGATTAACTATCTCGCTGCTACTAAGTTTTTGCCTGGGTCTGGGAATCGCTTTTGTCATTTATGCAGGCACTTTAGAAGAGAGCAAACATCTGTTTATGCTGATGCTGTGTGGCTCTTTACTAACGGCTATATTTACAGCTGTTGCTTTCCTGGTATCTGTCAGTTTCGAGGACCGCATTAAAGGGTTTGGAATCGCTATCCTGCTCTGGCTGTTTACAGCGGTTATCTACGATGGATTATTGTTGGCATTTCTGGTCATATTTGATGACTATCCCCTGGAAAAAGTATCTATAGGCATCACGCTTTTCAACCCCATTGACCTGTCCAGAATACTCATTTTACTGCGTCTGGAAACGGCGGCTTTGCTGGGATATACTGGAGCTGTTTTTGAAAAATTCTTTGGTACCCTGCAAGGTACACTCATTTCTTTTTGTACACTGGTATTATGGATTGTATTGCCGCTGCTGCTTTTTGTAAGAAAGGTGAGCCGTAAAGATTTCTAG